The following proteins are co-located in the Apium graveolens cultivar Ventura chromosome 5, ASM990537v1, whole genome shotgun sequence genome:
- the LOC141661032 gene encoding uncharacterized protein LOC141661032 yields MSPFQLVYGKACHLPAELEHRAYWAYENKLYNEKVKRWHDRRLVRKSVVPGQQVLLFNALLRLFPGKLKSRRSGPFIVKAVFPHGALEVFDKHPDQAFKVNGQRLKHYYGETANREVVSVVLSIT; encoded by the exons ATGTCACCGTTCCAGTTGGTGTATGGGAAGGCGTGTCATTTGCCTGCGGAGCTAGAGCATAGAGCGTATTGG GCTTATGAGAACAAGTTATATAATGAGAAGGTCAAGAGATGGCATGATAGGAGGTTGGTGCGCAAGTCAGTTGTGCCTGGTCAACAAGTTCTATTGTTCAACGCTCTTCTCCGGCTTTTTCCAGGAAAGCTTAAGTCAAGAAGGTCAGGTCCGTTCATTGTCAAagctgtgtttccacatggagcttTGGAGGTTTTTGATAAGCATCCAGACCAAGCGTTCAAGGTAAATGGccagagattgaagcattactatggtgagACGGCGAACCGTGAGGTGGTGAGCGTCGTGCTTTCGATAACTTGA
- the LOC141661033 gene encoding transcription factor AS1-like, translating to MATSNWGVRHSDPPAPAPQNPLSSWLSNAVAPCNNVKPVSPLVTLTLSPSPMSHQSSIPWLQPERGHENTPIMLTNLLSHGSPPRGENMQVFELVRYYRELDEAHRAWAAQRKEAAWRLKRVELQLESEKICRKKEKTNEIEAKVKALREEQKATMDIIEAQYKEQLAGLRRDAEAKEQKLADQWAAKQLHLTKVIEHMGGYRPC from the coding sequence ATGGCTACTTCAAATTGGGGGGTTCGCCACTCAGATCCACCTGCTCCCGCTCCCCAGAATCCCCTGTCTTCATGGCTTTCAAATGCAGTTGCTCCTTGTAACAATGTGAAACCAGTATCCCCTTTGGTAACACTCACTCTGTCCCCGTCGCCTATGTCACATCAATCTTCAATCCCTTGGCTACAACCAGAAAGGGGACATGAGAACACACCTATTATGTTGACCAATTTGCTATCTCATGGATCGCCTCCACGAGGTGAGAATATGCAGGTGTTTGAGCTGGTTAGATACTACAGAGAATTGGATGAAGCGCACCGAGCCTGGGCAGCTCAGAGGAAGGAAGCAGCTTGGAGGCTCAAAAGAGTAGAGCTGCAACTGGAATCCGAGAAGATATGTAGGAAGAAAGAGAAAACGAATGAAATTGAAGCAAAGGTGAAAGCTCTTAGAGAAGAGCAGAAAGCTACTATGGATATAATTGAAGCTCAATACAAGGAACAGCTGGCTGGATTGAGAAGAGATGCTGAAGCTAAAGAGCAAAAATTAGCGGATCAGTGGGCTGCTAAACAGTTGCATTTAACTAAAGTTATCGAGCATATGGGAGGATACCGACCTTGCTGA